TCCGCTCGTGTTAGAGGATCGTGCCGTCACGCCCCGTCCGACCGTTTCACCATCGCATGAGGGCACGAGCGAGCCTGAAGCAACGCCAACTGCGCCCGCTCTATCCACAGGGAAGGGCGGGCGGCACAGGGGGGAGATTGAGCGCGAGCGGGCCAGGTTGGAGCGCATGCTCGACAACCTCCCCGCAGCCGGACCCACGGGCAGGTCCTCCTTCATGCGGCGCGCTCGAGAGATGGAGCTGTGCTGGCAGAAACTCGACTCGTCAGAACCTGCGCTGCGCCGCGAAGGAGAGCTGAGGTGCTATCGCCTGGCGAAAGGGATGGTTGATGACCGTGGCCCGGGAGGTGGCGCAGCGATGGAGACGATGGACCGGTATATGGCCGTGTTCATGGATGAGGTCCATGAGATATGCCTGCGGCAGAGATTCCCCGCCTCCCGGGAGCGTTCGAGATTCAGCCGCTGGGCGGCCGCCGCAATGGAAAAGGCTGAGACACCCGTCCTCACCTTTCTGATCCGGCTGTTGGGTATCGTGGGTGACCAGGATGCAGCGAAGGCGCTCCGACCGTACTGCCTGTCCCGGGACCCGGTGGTCCGCACCACGGCAGTCTGGGCGATGGGGATGCAGGGCTCCCCGGAGGTCATTGATGAGATAGGAAAGATTCTTGCGGATCGGTCGCTGCCCGCTGAGGAGGGGGAAGTGTTTCTGGCCGCGCTGGAGCGGATTGGCGGCAGGAGTGCAGCGGGAGTGCTGCTTGAGGTAGTGCGTAGCGGCAGGCCGCTGCTCGCCTATGAGGCATATCTCTCCCTGGGGGAAATGAGAGGGCAGACGGGGCGTGTGCTCTCTCTTGAGGAGTTCGAGCAGGGGCGAACTGTGCTCTGTGAAGAGTATCGTGCGTGGCAGAAGGCCCAGGACGCCCAGAGCGAGGGGGGCATTAAGAAAAATGCTTTTCATCCACCTATTCCGTAGCCGAGACTTTATGAAAACAACCATAATGTTTTCACCACGGAGATCACAGAGGTTCACGGAGCGCACGGAGATTATGTATTATGTAGAATGCCAAAAGGTTATAAATACTCATCCTCAGTGTTCTCCGTGCTTCTCCGTGTCCTCCGTGGTGAAACAGTGAAGGTTCGCAGCGAAAATGGGGAAAGTCCAGCCAAATGACGATTGACATTCTTGGCGAATTACTGTAAGGTAGCACCGTTTTTGCAGGAGTGCGGGCAGGCCGAGAGCCGGCAAGCAATAAGGAGCGGGTGATACAGAGAGAGAACCCACATGGCACAGAAAACAGAAGCGGTGATTTTTGATAATGACAACACCATAGCCCGGATTTACCCCAACCCGAAGATCTACTGGAGCGACGTGTTCGTTAAAACGGTCGAGGAATGCGGCGGCTCCATCCCGAAGGGGAAGGAAGAGGAGTACATGCTCTCCTATTTCACCAATAAGGGCTTCATGGAGAAACTGGAGACGATCGGCCTGAAGACGACATGGGCCCACTTCCAGAAAGCGAAGGGGGTCGTGGACGAGCGTGAGCGCGTGGAGTATATCCGCTCGGGCCACTCGAAGCTGTTCCCCGACGCCGTGGCGTTCATGCACGCGCTGAATTCCCGCGGCATAAAGTACGCCGTCGCGACATTTACCACGAAGAAAGTAGTGCTGGAGGCCTTCAGGCAGGTGAGCACTCTGCATCAGCCCCACGCGTTTTTTGACTGGAACGATTCGCTCAAATATAAACT
The DNA window shown above is from Candidatus Auribacterota bacterium and carries:
- a CDS encoding HEAT repeat domain-containing protein, which gives rise to MKCSLNFKIRLLALALLSILVLLIFKAIAVRQRRIIWLEDLSRQMVPLVLEDRAVTPRPTVSPSHEGTSEPEATPTAPALSTGKGGRHRGEIERERARLERMLDNLPAAGPTGRSSFMRRAREMELCWQKLDSSEPALRREGELRCYRLAKGMVDDRGPGGGAAMETMDRYMAVFMDEVHEICLRQRFPASRERSRFSRWAAAAMEKAETPVLTFLIRLLGIVGDQDAAKALRPYCLSRDPVVRTTAVWAMGMQGSPEVIDEIGKILADRSLPAEEGEVFLAALERIGGRSAAGVLLEVVRSGRPLLAYEAYLSLGEMRGQTGRVLSLEEFEQGRTVLCEEYRAWQKAQDAQSEGGIKKNAFHPPIP
- a CDS encoding HAD family hydrolase, producing the protein MAQKTEAVIFDNDNTIARIYPNPKIYWSDVFVKTVEECGGSIPKGKEEEYMLSYFTNKGFMEKLETIGLKTTWAHFQKAKGVVDERERVEYIRSGHSKLFPDAVAFMHALNSRGIKYAVATFTTKKVVLEAFRQVSTLHQPHAFFDWNDSLKYKLEKPNPEIARIVLEKLNVKPERAIMVGDRLTDIQMGNRAGMRTVLVKRRDQDGDLVDQMEKDIEMARRDPEAYCQIPDLQVTDLTQIEKIL